In Sphingomonas psychrotolerans, the following proteins share a genomic window:
- a CDS encoding ribokinase, translating to MSRLGGRILVAGSANADFVVRASHIPSPGETVLGGDLSIVPGGKGANQAVAAARAGGAATAMLLALGEDASAGLLERSLGDAGVALHIVRTAEPTGAALITVADSGENAITVSPGANAALAPGDLPDLTGVAWLVMQLETPIDTVVAFARAARAQGVSVLLNVAPARAVPPALLDAVDVLVANEEELALIAGGDGSIVDRLAAVGTPIAIVTLGARGCCAWSDGAAVLQGAFGVDAIDTTAAGDTFCGTLAAALARGDALSMALRTASAAGALATTRAGAQSGIPAQREVDHLLATAVDDADIADLAHYCGVGDRAD from the coding sequence ATGTCGAGACTCGGCGGCCGGATCCTGGTCGCCGGATCCGCCAATGCCGATTTCGTCGTACGCGCTTCGCACATTCCTTCCCCCGGGGAGACAGTGCTCGGGGGCGACCTGAGCATTGTGCCGGGGGGGAAGGGGGCCAATCAGGCGGTCGCCGCTGCCCGCGCCGGCGGGGCGGCGACTGCGATGCTGCTGGCGTTGGGGGAGGATGCTTCGGCGGGGCTACTCGAGCGGTCGCTCGGCGATGCCGGGGTCGCGCTGCATATCGTCCGCACTGCCGAACCGACCGGGGCCGCGCTGATCACCGTCGCGGACAGCGGAGAGAATGCGATCACGGTCTCGCCAGGCGCCAATGCGGCGCTGGCACCCGGAGACTTGCCCGACCTGACCGGAGTCGCGTGGCTGGTGATGCAGCTGGAAACGCCGATCGATACGGTGGTGGCCTTTGCGCGGGCGGCGCGGGCGCAGGGGGTTTCGGTGTTGCTCAATGTCGCGCCGGCGCGTGCAGTCCCGCCTGCGTTGCTCGACGCGGTGGATGTACTGGTCGCCAATGAAGAGGAACTGGCCTTGATCGCCGGAGGTGACGGATCGATCGTGGATCGGCTGGCCGCGGTCGGCACGCCGATCGCGATCGTAACCCTCGGCGCGCGCGGATGCTGTGCCTGGTCGGACGGCGCGGCAGTGCTGCAGGGCGCGTTCGGCGTGGACGCAATCGATACGACGGCGGCGGGCGATACCTTCTGCGGCACCCTGGCGGCGGCACTCGCGCGCGGCGATGCGCTGTCGATGGCGCTTCGCACGGCAAGTGCCGCGGGTGCGCTTGCGACGACACGTGCGGGCGCGCAATCCGGGATTCCAGCGCAGCGCGAAGTCGATCACTTGCTGGCAACGGCCGTCGACGATGCCGACATAGCGGATCTGGCGCATTACTGCGGCGTCGGCGATCGAGCGGATTGA
- the gyrB gene encoding DNA topoisomerase (ATP-hydrolyzing) subunit B, translating to MASNDDQTPENLPNANAYGADSIKVLKGLDAVRKRPGMYIGDTDDGSGLHHMVFEVSDNAIDEALAGHCDKIVIQLNPDGSVSVEDNGRGIPTGIHTEEGVSAAEVIMTQLHAGGKFENTSDTNAYKVSGGLHGVGVSVVNALSEWLDLNIWRDGEEHYMRFAFGDAVAPLKVLGPAPEGKKGTRVTFLASPATFKITEYDFEKLEHRYRELAFLNSGVRLFLRDARHEEVKEVELYYEGGIAAFVKYLDRNKVPLMPEPVAIAGTRDDVTVDVALEWNDSYYENVLCFTNNIPQRDGGTHLAAFRAALTRTLNNYADKSGALKKEKVTLTGDDMREGLTAIVSVKLPDPKFSSQTKDKLVSSEVRQPLESLMADKMAEWLEENPAMARAIIQKVIDAAAAREAAKKARELTRRKGVMDIASLPGKLADCQERDPAKSELFLVEGDSAGGSAKQGRDRHFQAILPLRGKILNVERARFDRMLASREIGTLIQAMGTGIGRDDFNVEKLRYHKIVIMTDADVDGAHIRTLLLTFFYRQMPEIIEKGHLYIAQPPLYKATKGRSEVYLKDDSALDQYLVDAGVGGNVLEAPGGARSGDDLRDLVEHARRMRTLMRYVPRRYDPMIIEALALGNGLDPNASREQREGSLTSVVTRLDAADADARWSARVTDDGGYHFERRWRGVTDHHIVEAAFLVSAEARKLHALAIEQSASYLLPSKLVPSKAIPATEIEAAATLEGEEAEEPVTVAKGQTLVSRPSQLLDAILAAGRKGLSIQRYKGLGEMNAEQLWETTLDPTNRSMLVVQVDQADVADAIFTQLMGDVVEPRREFIQENALSVANLDV from the coding sequence ATGGCATCCAACGACGATCAGACCCCCGAAAATCTCCCCAACGCGAACGCCTATGGCGCAGACTCGATCAAGGTCCTCAAGGGCCTCGACGCAGTCCGCAAGCGGCCCGGCATGTATATCGGCGATACCGACGACGGCTCGGGCCTCCACCACATGGTGTTCGAGGTCTCGGACAATGCGATCGACGAGGCCCTCGCCGGGCATTGCGACAAGATCGTCATCCAGCTGAACCCGGACGGATCGGTCTCGGTCGAGGATAACGGCCGTGGCATCCCCACCGGCATCCACACCGAGGAAGGCGTGTCGGCGGCCGAAGTCATCATGACCCAGCTCCATGCCGGCGGCAAGTTCGAGAACACCTCGGACACCAATGCCTACAAGGTCTCGGGCGGTCTCCACGGCGTCGGCGTCTCGGTGGTCAACGCGCTCTCCGAGTGGCTCGATCTCAACATCTGGCGCGACGGCGAAGAGCATTACATGCGCTTCGCGTTCGGCGATGCGGTCGCCCCGCTCAAGGTCCTCGGGCCAGCGCCCGAAGGCAAAAAGGGCACGCGCGTCACGTTCCTCGCCTCGCCAGCCACGTTCAAGATCACCGAATACGACTTCGAGAAGCTCGAGCACCGCTATCGCGAGCTGGCCTTCCTCAATTCGGGCGTGCGGCTGTTCCTGCGCGACGCGCGGCACGAGGAAGTCAAGGAAGTCGAGCTCTATTACGAGGGCGGGATCGCCGCGTTCGTGAAGTATCTCGATCGCAACAAGGTGCCGTTGATGCCCGAGCCGGTGGCGATCGCGGGCACCCGCGACGACGTCACCGTGGACGTCGCGCTCGAGTGGAACGATTCTTATTACGAAAACGTCCTCTGCTTCACCAACAACATCCCCCAGCGCGACGGCGGCACCCATCTCGCGGCGTTCCGCGCCGCGCTGACTCGCACGCTCAACAATTATGCCGACAAATCGGGCGCGCTGAAGAAGGAGAAGGTCACCCTCACCGGCGACGACATGCGCGAGGGGCTGACTGCGATCGTCTCGGTCAAGCTGCCCGATCCCAAGTTCAGCAGCCAGACCAAGGACAAGCTCGTCTCGTCGGAGGTGCGCCAGCCGCTCGAATCGCTGATGGCCGACAAGATGGCCGAGTGGCTCGAGGAAAACCCGGCAATGGCCCGCGCGATCATCCAGAAGGTGATCGACGCCGCCGCCGCGCGCGAGGCCGCCAAGAAGGCGCGCGAGCTCACCCGGCGCAAGGGCGTGATGGACATCGCCTCGCTTCCCGGCAAGCTCGCCGACTGCCAGGAGCGCGATCCCGCCAAGTCCGAACTGTTCCTCGTCGAGGGTGACTCGGCCGGCGGCTCGGCCAAGCAGGGCCGCGACCGCCATTTCCAGGCGATCCTTCCCTTGCGCGGCAAGATCCTCAACGTCGAACGCGCGCGCTTCGATCGGATGCTGGCCAGCCGCGAGATCGGCACGTTGATCCAGGCGATGGGCACCGGCATCGGCCGCGACGACTTCAACGTCGAGAAGCTGCGCTACCACAAGATCGTCATCATGACCGACGCCGACGTCGACGGCGCGCATATCCGCACCTTGCTGCTGACCTTCTTCTATCGCCAGATGCCCGAGATCATCGAGAAGGGGCACCTCTATATCGCTCAGCCGCCGCTCTATAAGGCGACCAAGGGCCGGTCGGAGGTCTATCTCAAGGACGATAGCGCGCTCGACCAGTATCTGGTCGACGCCGGTGTCGGCGGCAACGTGCTCGAGGCTCCGGGCGGCGCGCGCAGCGGCGACGATCTGCGCGATCTGGTCGAGCATGCTCGCCGCATGCGCACGCTGATGCGCTACGTGCCGCGGCGCTACGATCCGATGATCATCGAGGCGCTGGCGCTCGGCAACGGGCTCGATCCCAATGCGAGCCGCGAACAGCGCGAGGGGAGCCTGACATCGGTGGTGACCCGGCTCGACGCGGCGGATGCCGATGCGCGCTGGTCGGCGCGAGTGACCGACGATGGCGGCTATCATTTCGAGCGGCGCTGGCGCGGCGTGACCGATCACCACATCGTCGAGGCGGCGTTCCTCGTCTCGGCCGAGGCGCGCAAGCTCCACGCGCTGGCGATCGAGCAGTCGGCGAGCTATCTGCTGCCCTCCAAGCTGGTGCCGTCCAAGGCGATCCCCGCCACCGAGATCGAGGCCGCGGCCACGCTCGAAGGCGAGGAAGCCGAGGAGCCGGTGACCGTGGCCAAGGGCCAGACCCTGGTTTCGCGGCCGAGCCAATTGCTCGACGCGATCCTCGCCGCGGGGCGCAAGGGGCTGTCGATCCAGCGCTACAAGGGTCTCGGCGAAATGAACGCCGAGCAGCTCTGGGAGACCACGCTCGATCCGACCAACCGCTCGATGCTGGTGGTCCAGGTCGACCAGGCCGATGTTGCCGACGCGATCTTCACCCAGCTGATGGGCGACGTCGTCGAGCCGCGCCGCGAGTTCATCCAGGAGAATGCGCTGAGCGTCGCCAATCTCGACGTCTGA
- a CDS encoding SUMF1/EgtB/PvdO family nonheme iron enzyme — translation MTSPHHTTSNIKFSHALTGPYLPTPGKAPGWPFQEMGRWTIDVGAAADEWLAGLREWRREHRLRIGLDDSLYRRPDLAWSQANFVHALTMVEDLHFYDPDIGRYTVDRYLDDLQARFGGVDSVLLWYIYPNIGVDDRGQFDLVHDLPGGLDGLKGVVADFHRRGVKVFLPTMPWDHGTREGDAPDWERMADIVAAVGADGINGDTYSGVPRAFHVACEERGRPVVLQPESTAQAGDHILSWNLQSWTKRVPNESIPTVVKLKWVEPRHIVQIENRWSRERWSDLQHAFFNGIGYVAWENVFGFVNRLTDRDAATLRRVAMIQRRFAPLLVTDDWVPYDRTLQAGIFASRFPGAGRTLWALINRQEYGVAGEQIAVDHIEGAAYYDLWNGQAIEPRIGDGRAFFDTELEAHGFAALLQFERGVDPDGLDAFLSEMRRFATPLGDHSATWSPSPQALVPIPSTKAYGAAPDGMISIPAGAFDFAVHGIVIEGYAAEGVDVQYPWEPSPRRFHRHRMQIEAFAIDRLPVTNAEFKTFLDASGYAPTDTRNFLRHWTYGSPAPGSERMPVVWVGIEDARAYAAWAGKRLPREWEWQLAAQGYDGRRYPWGDDWRSDAAPPPSLERTMPRLVDVDAYPAGASPFGVMAMTGHVWQWTDEYRDRHVRAAVVRGGSPYQPQSSHWYFPQGYALDEHGKYLLMAPSKDRSGGIGFRCAVDL, via the coding sequence ATGACCTCCCCCCACCACACCACCAGCAACATCAAGTTCAGCCATGCGCTGACCGGCCCCTATCTGCCGACGCCGGGCAAGGCGCCGGGCTGGCCGTTCCAGGAAATGGGGCGCTGGACGATCGACGTCGGGGCGGCGGCGGACGAATGGCTGGCGGGCCTGCGCGAGTGGCGGCGCGAACACCGGCTGCGGATCGGCCTCGACGACAGCCTGTATCGACGGCCCGACCTCGCCTGGTCGCAGGCCAATTTCGTACATGCGCTGACGATGGTCGAGGATCTGCATTTCTACGATCCCGACATCGGGCGCTATACCGTGGACCGCTATCTAGACGATCTCCAGGCCCGTTTCGGCGGCGTCGATAGCGTGCTGCTGTGGTACATCTATCCCAACATCGGCGTCGATGACCGCGGCCAGTTCGATCTGGTCCACGATTTGCCGGGCGGGCTCGATGGGCTGAAGGGCGTCGTCGCCGATTTTCACCGGCGCGGCGTCAAGGTCTTCCTGCCGACGATGCCCTGGGACCATGGCACGCGCGAAGGCGACGCGCCCGATTGGGAGCGCATGGCCGACATCGTCGCCGCGGTTGGCGCCGACGGTATCAACGGCGATACCTATTCGGGGGTGCCGCGCGCCTTCCATGTCGCTTGCGAGGAACGCGGGCGGCCGGTGGTGCTCCAGCCCGAATCCACCGCGCAGGCGGGCGATCATATCCTCAGCTGGAATCTGCAAAGCTGGACCAAGCGCGTCCCCAACGAGTCGATCCCGACGGTGGTGAAGCTCAAATGGGTCGAGCCGCGCCACATCGTCCAGATCGAGAACCGCTGGAGCCGCGAGCGGTGGAGCGACCTGCAGCACGCCTTTTTCAACGGGATCGGCTATGTCGCCTGGGAGAATGTCTTCGGTTTCGTCAACCGGCTCACCGATCGCGACGCAGCGACGTTGCGCCGGGTGGCGATGATCCAGCGCCGGTTCGCGCCGTTGCTGGTGACCGACGATTGGGTGCCCTACGACCGCACGCTGCAAGCCGGCATATTCGCCAGCCGCTTCCCCGGAGCCGGGCGGACTTTGTGGGCGTTGATCAATCGTCAGGAATATGGCGTGGCGGGCGAGCAGATCGCAGTCGATCATATCGAGGGCGCGGCCTATTATGACCTGTGGAACGGGCAAGCGATCGAACCCCGGATAGGCGATGGCCGCGCGTTTTTCGACACCGAACTGGAGGCGCACGGGTTCGCCGCGCTGCTCCAGTTCGAGCGCGGGGTAGACCCCGATGGCCTCGATGCCTTCCTCTCGGAAATGCGCCGCTTCGCGACTCCGCTTGGCGATCACTCGGCAACCTGGTCGCCGTCGCCGCAAGCGCTTGTCCCCATTCCCTCGACCAAGGCCTATGGTGCAGCGCCCGATGGAATGATTTCGATCCCCGCCGGGGCATTCGACTTCGCAGTGCATGGCATCGTGATCGAGGGCTACGCGGCCGAAGGCGTCGACGTGCAATATCCGTGGGAACCCAGCCCGCGACGTTTCCACCGCCACCGCATGCAGATCGAAGCCTTCGCGATCGATCGCCTCCCGGTGACCAACGCCGAGTTCAAGACCTTCCTCGATGCAAGCGGCTACGCGCCGACTGACACTCGCAACTTCCTGCGGCACTGGACCTACGGTTCCCCGGCGCCGGGCAGCGAGCGTATGCCGGTAGTGTGGGTCGGTATCGAGGACGCGCGCGCCTACGCCGCCTGGGCGGGCAAGCGGTTGCCGCGCGAATGGGAATGGCAATTGGCGGCACAAGGGTATGACGGTCGCCGTTATCCCTGGGGGGACGACTGGCGCTCCGACGCGGCGCCGCCTCCATCGCTCGAACGCACGATGCCCAGACTCGTGGACGTCGATGCCTACCCGGCGGGAGCGAGCCCTTTCGGCGTGATGGCGATGACCGGCCATGTCTGGCAGTGGACCGATGAATATCGCGACCGCCATGTCCGCGCCGCCGTCGTCCGCGGGGGCAGCCCATACCAGCCGCAAAGCTCGCACTGGTATTTCCCGCAGGGCTATGCGCTCGACGAGCACGGCAAATATCTGCTCATGGCACCGTCCAAGGACCGTTCGGGCGGGATAGGATTCCGTTGTGCTGTCGATCTCTAG
- a CDS encoding glycoside hydrolase family 127 protein yields MLSISSRELRFVAPGAVTLGGLLGEAIEANRRGRLSTFITGPDSPAIAIFDPVAVAVNDGGDWYGEHAGKWLYAAARAAVGWGDAALLGRVRAVADHLVALQDADGYLGNYPPHRRFTVKQPPKPFSWNGEPAFRTWDIWTHAYLILGLLEVARATGEARYMASARAIGDLVWRTLTQSEVRITDLGNHFGLSATVLLDPACELYFATGEQRYLDLALLVLDQAEADPRSAFLTAALAGADPSEIATGKAYQLLWNLVGLAKLHRATGEDRFLAAVYFLWERVRGDHLTLGGGPWGGVAHRSREVFNAAGSFSPYGYVETCSTMAWIQLNRELLAILGEAKFAQAIERSAYNDLLGAQASDGEDWCYYSFPNGKRVHTTYWRCCKSSGAVALEELPGIAYGVTANGEVAINLLGASTATLEVPGIGTVRITQTTGYPFGNSIDFTVEADGAPVPLLIRVPDWAESATLSGNDEALTPDSFVRVETAGTVALTLPMKPRLHRAMARNVQESLTPDGSAVAQEVLRQEYVALTSGALVYATRLIDGFKAEETVRLDADAVAADSEGALLLTPRDRAPIKFEPYYRAGGRHDGAWRLTWLRLAPEDVT; encoded by the coding sequence GTGCTGTCGATCTCTAGCCGCGAGCTGCGCTTTGTAGCGCCTGGCGCAGTGACGTTGGGTGGGCTGCTCGGTGAAGCCATCGAGGCGAACCGCCGCGGGCGGCTGTCCACCTTCATTACCGGTCCCGACAGCCCCGCGATCGCGATTTTCGATCCTGTCGCGGTAGCGGTCAACGACGGCGGCGACTGGTACGGCGAGCATGCCGGCAAATGGCTTTACGCGGCTGCGAGGGCCGCTGTGGGATGGGGCGACGCCGCGCTTCTCGGCCGCGTCCGCGCGGTCGCCGATCATCTGGTCGCGCTGCAGGATGCCGACGGCTATCTCGGCAATTATCCGCCGCACCGCCGTTTCACCGTCAAGCAGCCCCCCAAGCCCTTCAGCTGGAACGGTGAGCCGGCGTTCAGGACCTGGGATATTTGGACCCACGCCTATCTCATCCTCGGTCTGCTGGAAGTGGCGCGCGCCACGGGCGAGGCTCGCTACATGGCCTCCGCGCGTGCGATCGGCGACCTGGTCTGGCGCACCCTCACCCAGAGCGAGGTGCGAATCACGGACCTCGGCAATCATTTCGGCCTGTCCGCCACGGTGCTGCTCGATCCGGCGTGCGAACTTTATTTCGCCACCGGAGAGCAGCGTTACCTCGACCTCGCGCTGCTCGTGCTGGACCAGGCCGAGGCCGACCCGCGAAGCGCCTTCCTGACCGCTGCACTCGCCGGTGCCGACCCGTCCGAGATCGCGACCGGCAAAGCCTATCAGCTGCTGTGGAACCTTGTCGGCCTGGCAAAGCTGCACCGCGCGACCGGCGAAGACCGCTTTCTGGCCGCAGTTTATTTCCTGTGGGAGAGAGTGCGCGGCGACCATCTCACCTTGGGTGGCGGCCCCTGGGGCGGCGTTGCGCATCGTTCCCGCGAAGTCTTCAATGCCGCCGGGTCATTCAGCCCGTATGGCTATGTCGAAACCTGCTCGACAATGGCCTGGATCCAGCTCAACCGCGAGTTGCTGGCGATCCTCGGCGAGGCGAAGTTCGCCCAGGCGATCGAGCGCAGCGCTTATAACGATCTTCTCGGCGCCCAGGCTTCCGACGGCGAGGATTGGTGCTACTACAGCTTCCCTAACGGCAAGCGCGTCCACACGACTTATTGGCGGTGCTGCAAGTCAAGCGGGGCGGTCGCGCTCGAGGAATTGCCGGGTATCGCCTATGGCGTGACCGCGAACGGCGAAGTCGCGATCAATTTGCTCGGCGCGTCCACAGCGACGCTCGAGGTGCCCGGAATCGGCACGGTGCGGATCACCCAGACGACTGGCTACCCGTTCGGCAATAGCATCGACTTCACCGTGGAAGCCGACGGCGCGCCGGTTCCGCTGCTCATTCGCGTTCCCGATTGGGCGGAAAGCGCGACGCTGTCGGGCAACGATGAAGCGCTCACGCCCGACAGCTTCGTCCGCGTCGAGACCGCCGGCACGGTTGCCCTCACCCTTCCGATGAAGCCGCGGCTGCATCGCGCAATGGCCCGCAACGTCCAGGAATCGCTCACGCCCGACGGATCTGCCGTCGCACAGGAGGTGCTGCGCCAGGAATATGTCGCTCTCACAAGCGGGGCCCTGGTCTATGCCACGCGGCTGATCGACGGGTTCAAAGCCGAAGAGACGGTGCGCCTTGACGCCGACGCCGTGGCGGCCGATTCTGAGGGAGCCTTGCTGCTCACTCCGCGCGACCGCGCTCCGATCAAATTCGAACCCTATTATCGCGCTGGCGGCCGCCACGACGGGGCGTGGCGCCTCACATGGCTGCGGCTCGCACCCGAGGATGTCACATGA
- a CDS encoding ArsR/SmtB family transcription factor, giving the protein MVGYRLDSTLHALADPTRRAMLARLAEGEKSVAELTRDLAMSDTGAAKHLAVLAAAGLVRRRRDGRRSLCTLDADPIAEAALWLRRWQRFESPRAVRLRAMLAAADRER; this is encoded by the coding sequence ATGGTTGGCTATCGGCTTGACTCGACCTTGCATGCCCTCGCCGATCCCACGCGCCGCGCCATGCTCGCGCGGCTCGCAGAGGGGGAGAAGTCGGTCGCCGAGCTGACCCGCGACCTTGCGATGAGCGACACCGGCGCCGCCAAGCACCTTGCCGTGCTCGCCGCCGCCGGCCTGGTCCGCCGACGCCGCGACGGTCGCCGCAGCCTCTGCACGCTCGATGCCGATCCGATCGCCGAGGCGGCTCTGTGGCTGCGCCGCTGGCAGCGGTTCGAGAGTCCCCGCGCCGTCCGGCTGCGCGCGATGCTCGCCGCTGCGGACCGTGAGCGGTGA
- the recF gene encoding DNA replication/repair protein RecF (All proteins in this family for which functions are known are DNA-binding proteins that assist the filamentation of RecA onto DNA for the initiation of recombination or recombinational repair.): MAVTRLVLTEFRNHRDATLTAGAGFVVLTGENGAGKTNILEAVSLLAPGRGLRRAPLGEMVRQGAAGGFGVAATLGDVEIGTGTLADAPERRLVRINGAAHAAATLAEWVTVLWLTPAMDRLFAEGPGERRRFLDRLTLALAPGHAQHSTRYEAAMRQRNRLLADETPADPEWLSALEARMAEHGAAIDAARRDTVTALAARIAAEPESVFARAGLAIEGWEGDAASLARDLRDGRRRDAAAGRTLAGPHRADLLVTHLGKGQAAHLCSTGEQKALLLGLVLAHAELVADRAGRAPILLLDEVAAHLDPGRRAALFERLAGKGQVWMTGTEPALFEAVPGGATRYCVAHGVIDPV, encoded by the coding sequence ATGGCTGTCACGCGACTTGTCCTCACCGAATTCCGCAACCATCGCGACGCGACCCTCACCGCCGGCGCGGGCTTCGTCGTGCTCACCGGCGAGAATGGCGCGGGCAAGACCAACATTCTCGAGGCGGTATCGCTGCTCGCGCCCGGGCGCGGCCTGCGTCGCGCGCCGCTCGGCGAGATGGTGCGGCAGGGCGCGGCCGGCGGCTTCGGGGTGGCGGCGACTTTGGGCGATGTCGAGATCGGCACGGGCACCCTTGCCGATGCGCCCGAACGCCGGCTGGTGCGGATCAACGGCGCGGCCCATGCTGCGGCGACGCTGGCCGAATGGGTGACGGTGCTGTGGCTCACGCCGGCGATGGACCGGCTGTTCGCCGAAGGGCCGGGCGAGCGCCGCCGCTTCCTCGACCGGCTGACCCTCGCGCTGGCGCCGGGGCACGCCCAGCATTCCACGCGCTACGAAGCCGCGATGCGCCAGCGCAACCGGCTGCTCGCCGACGAGACACCGGCCGATCCCGAATGGCTGAGCGCGCTCGAGGCGCGGATGGCAGAGCATGGCGCGGCGATCGATGCGGCGCGCCGCGACACGGTGACGGCGCTTGCGGCGCGGATCGCGGCCGAGCCCGAAAGCGTCTTCGCGAGAGCCGGGCTGGCGATCGAGGGTTGGGAAGGCGATGCCGCCTCGCTTGCCCGTGACTTGCGCGACGGCCGCCGCCGCGACGCCGCCGCCGGCCGCACGCTTGCCGGCCCGCACCGCGCGGACCTGCTGGTGACGCATCTCGGCAAGGGCCAGGCGGCGCACCTCTGTTCGACCGGCGAGCAGAAGGCGCTGCTGCTCGGCCTCGTCCTCGCGCATGCCGAACTGGTCGCCGACCGGGCCGGCCGCGCGCCGATCCTGCTGCTCGACGAAGTCGCCGCGCATCTCGATCCCGGCAGGCGGGCGGCATTGTTCGAACGGCTCGCGGGCAAGGGACAGGTATGGATGACCGGGACCGAACCCGCGCTGTTCGAAGCGGTGCCCGGCGGAGCGACGCGCTACTGCGTGGCGCATGGGGTGATCGACCCAGTCTAA
- a CDS encoding CaiB/BaiF CoA transferase family protein, giving the protein MSPFFSPKRTGPAGPLSGVKVLDLSAYIAGPYGCTLLADQGADVIKIEPPAGDNLREYPSTLEGENRAFLGVNRSKRGVVLNLKEHGERDILLEFADEADVLVHNFRPGVAERLGIDYPTLSARNPRLIYCAVTGYGEAGPLAGRAGYDQVLQAMTGMCKLQGRAGGPPELTYGSPVDYYAAALVAAGVASALYERERSGEGQYVGVSLLRSAMAMQSARMVQGEGERYDVSRDMRSGGITGLHPTADGWLYLSANAPHFWRALCDRIGLAALGDDSRYNTVKKRAEHADELVPQLREVLLTRSAEDWENLLADAVPCSVVRSVEDMFDHPQVAAENMMAEIPHPILGSYRGVTRPIKFSRTPGPEAFAAPLLDEDSDTLKATRL; this is encoded by the coding sequence ATGAGCCCGTTTTTCAGCCCCAAGCGAACCGGTCCCGCGGGTCCGCTCAGCGGCGTCAAGGTGCTGGACCTGAGCGCCTATATCGCCGGCCCCTATGGCTGCACGCTCCTCGCCGACCAAGGTGCCGACGTCATCAAGATCGAGCCACCAGCGGGCGACAATCTGCGCGAATATCCCTCGACGCTAGAAGGCGAGAACCGCGCCTTCCTCGGGGTGAATCGATCGAAGCGCGGGGTCGTGCTCAACCTCAAGGAGCATGGCGAGCGGGACATCCTGCTCGAGTTTGCCGACGAAGCCGATGTCCTTGTCCATAATTTCCGTCCGGGCGTCGCCGAGCGGCTCGGCATCGATTATCCGACGCTCTCGGCGCGCAACCCGAGGCTGATCTACTGCGCGGTCACGGGCTATGGCGAGGCGGGCCCGCTCGCCGGCCGCGCGGGCTACGATCAGGTGCTCCAGGCTATGACCGGCATGTGCAAGCTGCAGGGAAGGGCAGGCGGGCCGCCCGAGCTGACCTATGGCTCGCCGGTCGATTATTATGCCGCCGCGCTGGTGGCGGCCGGCGTCGCCTCCGCACTCTACGAACGCGAGCGCAGCGGCGAGGGGCAATATGTCGGCGTTTCGCTGTTGCGTAGCGCAATGGCGATGCAGTCGGCGCGGATGGTTCAGGGGGAAGGCGAGCGCTACGACGTCTCCCGCGATATGCGCTCGGGCGGGATCACCGGGCTCCACCCGACCGCCGATGGCTGGCTCTATTTGTCAGCCAATGCCCCGCACTTCTGGCGCGCCTTGTGCGACCGTATCGGGCTCGCTGCGCTGGGCGACGACTCGCGCTATAACACCGTCAAGAAGCGCGCCGAACACGCAGACGAACTCGTGCCGCAGTTGCGCGAAGTGCTGCTGACGCGCTCGGCCGAGGATTGGGAGAATCTGCTGGCCGATGCGGTCCCTTGTTCTGTCGTACGATCCGTCGAGGACATGTTCGATCATCCCCAGGTCGCAGCCGAAAATATGATGGCCGAGATTCCGCATCCGATCTTGGGCAGCTATCGCGGCGTGACGCGGCCGATCAAGTTCTCGCGGACGCCTGGGCCCGAGGCGTTCGCCGCACCGCTTCTGGATGAAGACAGCGATACCTTAAAGGCCACTCGGCTTTGA